A genome region from Coregonus clupeaformis isolate EN_2021a unplaced genomic scaffold, ASM2061545v1 scaf0823, whole genome shotgun sequence includes the following:
- the LOC123485726 gene encoding cadherin-17-like — translation MLFTVSREGVISLNAPLDRETQDQFQISIVVERPDGREIAKPVELRVMVGDANDNRPTFPTTQYHTVVKELAPRGTEILTVQAADNDDPKTDNVRIFYRLVGQIPESPRALFRVDRDSGVISVQADNLEGAAPQYTLTITAEDAKGLNSSCTVVVTVQDENNNAPVFTQHEYGPFHLAEDAPLGATVTVVSAWDADERGGDSWQVNYRLESGNEEEVFTLVTDKQTNEVSIILSKVLDFERESEYILVLSAQNPVALVRGRYGPASTATVSIYVDDINEGPILSQSHYEVTVREGEEPGRVIATIRGYDPDSHPIRYSLRGDTKRYFSIGKYSGELKTVQALDREENSTYTMEVMAEDGRNSSLSASTLVTVHILDVNDNSPVLVGDYSWKYLCTPRWEDQALVLASRDSDGPQHGGRLNFSLRSDATVRGNWKLTPINDTHTNLSLNIPYLSPEVYTVPFTISDSSSPPRSTFINLPVTVCPCNVRGNCRTAAKQLQGMPTIQSTVGILLGTLGVIGIILIVVFVRLSYQNPKPPSKTNQEREPLRISL, via the exons ATGCTGTTCACTGTCAGCAGAGAGGGAGTCATCTCTCTCAACGCCCCACTAGACAGAGAGACTCAGGACCAG TTCCAGATCAGCATTGTGGTGGAGCGTCCGGACGGCAGGGAGATCGCCAAGCCTGTGGAGCTGAGGGTGATGGTGGGCGATGCCAACGACAACAGGCCCACGTTCCCTACTACACAGTACCACACCGTGGTCAAGGAGCTCGCCCCACGGG GGACGGAAATCCTCACAGTTCAAGCAGCCGACAACGATGATCCCAAAACAGATAACGTGAGGATCTTCTACCGGCTGGTTGGCCAGATCCCAGAGAGCCCTCGTGCCTTGTTCCGGGTGGACCGTGATTCTGGGGTCATCTCAGTGCAGGCAGACAACCTAGAGGGAGCCGCCCCACAGTACACACTGACCATCACTGCTGAGGACGCTAAAG GGTTAAACAGCTCCTGTACTGTGGTTGTGACAGTGCAGGACGAGAACAACAACGCACCCGTCTTCACTCAACACGAG tACGGCCCCTTCCACCTGGCAGAGGATGCTCCTTTGGGAGCCACGGTAACAGTGGTGTCGGCGTGGGATGCtgatgagaggggaggagacagctggCAGGTGAATTACAGGCTGGAGTCTGGCAACGAGGAGGAGGTGTTCACGCTGGTCACAGACAAGCAGACCAATGAGGTTTCAATCATCCTCTCCAAG GTGCTGGACTTCGAGCGGGAGAGCGAGTACATCCTGGTCCTTAGTGCTCAAAACCCAGTGGCCCTGGTCCGAGGGAGGTATGGCCCAGCGTCCACGGCAACCGTCTCCATCTATGTGGACGATATCAACGAGGGCCCCATCCTGTCCCAGAGCCACTACGAGGTCACTgtcagagagggggaggagccaGGACGGGTTATTGCCACTATTCGTGGATATGACCCAGACTCACACCCAATCAG ATACTCGCTCAGAGGAGACACAAAGAGGTATTTCTCCATTGGGAAGTACTCAGGTGAGCTGAAGACCGTCCAGGCCTTGGACAGAGAGGAAAACAGCACCTACACTATGGAGGTCATGGCTGAAGATGGAC GGAACTCTTCTCTGTCAGCCTCCACCCTGGTAACGGTACATATCCTGGATGTGAATGACAACAGTCCTGTGTTGGTGGGGGACTACTCCTGGAAGTACCTGTGTACACCTCGCTGGGAGGACCAGGCCTTGGTGCTGGCATCCCGGGACAGTGATGGTCCCCAGCACGGTGGCAGGCTCAACTTCTCCCTGCGCAGTGACGCCACTGTGCGCGGCAACTGGAAACTCACCCCCATCAATG ACACCCATACCAACCTGTCCCTGAACATCCCGTACCTGTCTCCTGAGGTCTACACGGTCCCCTTCACCATCTCTGACAGCAGCTCTCCTCCCAGGAGCACCTTCATCAACCTGCCAG TGACGGTGTGCCCGTGCAATGTGAGAGGAAACTGCAGGACCGCCGCTAAGCAGCTGCAAGGCATGCCAACCATCCAGTCCACCGTTGGCATCCTTCTGGGAACCCTTGGGGTCATAG GAATCATTCTAATCGTTGTGTTTGTGAGGCTGTCCTACCAGAACCCCAAACCGCCGAGCAAAACCAACCAGGAGAGAGAGCCCCTGAGGATCTCACTGTGA